The Spirosoma radiotolerans genome has a window encoding:
- a CDS encoding NFACT RNA binding domain-containing protein codes for MHTNYYFIKQLVPALQLQLLSTSTPVASDKSVHGLGLRFMECFSQDRDEVVLVFAQAKGKANYYRPFYIKATLRPDFSGLFFPDTVQRARTNSVDLFNSVVSEPGKERAVLGVRSFLNERCLAILLEDDFTLVFKFFGNRPNLLAFQGNKVIDLFNRQLATDEDLRLDAFDRPIDQSYTAFEQAHFDHRKLFPTFGKVVNKWIDHRARQVGIELGSRESWSIIQDAVRQLEQPHYYLIRLDHKPTLSLLPFDAQADDPPPREYNDPIEAANRFFVALNGLTTFELEKANLFRLIEKRRKRAEAQIDISLQRLMLKEEGASHEEIGHILMANLHDISSTPSVKSPERLTLYDFYRDRPIDIKLKPDLSPQKNAENYYRKAKNEKIEEQHLHDQIAAREAELIRIEQQKADLATIQSLKELRKYVKQHNLLSEGILASTGEVAALFKEVTYEGFRILIGRNAKNNDLLTQRYTYKDDLWLHARDVTGSHVVVKYKAGKTFPRSVIERAAELAAWYSRRRTDSLCPVIVTPKKYVRKPKGLAEGQVLVEKEDVVLVVPKGE; via the coding sequence ATGCACACGAATTATTACTTTATAAAGCAGCTCGTTCCAGCACTTCAATTGCAGTTATTGAGTACTTCTACCCCAGTTGCTTCAGATAAATCTGTGCATGGGCTTGGGCTCCGGTTTATGGAGTGCTTCAGCCAGGATCGGGACGAGGTTGTTTTGGTGTTTGCCCAAGCTAAAGGAAAAGCCAATTATTATAGACCATTCTACATTAAAGCGACGCTACGGCCCGATTTCTCAGGTTTGTTTTTTCCCGATACCGTTCAGCGTGCCCGTACAAACAGTGTCGATCTATTTAACTCGGTGGTTAGTGAACCGGGTAAGGAACGGGCTGTACTGGGCGTGCGATCCTTTCTGAATGAACGTTGTCTGGCTATTCTACTGGAGGACGATTTTACGCTGGTCTTTAAATTCTTTGGCAATCGGCCTAACTTACTAGCCTTTCAGGGCAATAAGGTGATCGATTTATTCAATCGGCAGTTAGCAACCGACGAAGACCTTCGACTTGATGCCTTTGATCGCCCTATTGACCAATCGTATACTGCCTTTGAACAAGCGCACTTCGACCATCGAAAACTGTTTCCGACGTTCGGTAAAGTCGTTAACAAATGGATTGATCATAGAGCCAGGCAGGTAGGCATTGAATTGGGAAGTAGAGAGTCCTGGTCAATTATTCAGGATGCTGTACGGCAATTAGAACAGCCGCATTATTACCTGATTCGACTGGATCACAAGCCAACGTTGAGCCTGCTTCCCTTTGACGCCCAAGCTGATGACCCTCCTCCGCGGGAATACAATGACCCTATAGAAGCTGCCAACCGGTTCTTCGTTGCTCTGAACGGATTGACGACATTTGAGCTTGAGAAAGCTAATCTGTTTAGGTTGATTGAAAAGCGTCGCAAGCGGGCTGAAGCTCAAATCGACATATCCCTGCAGCGGCTGATGCTGAAGGAGGAGGGCGCTAGCCATGAAGAAATTGGCCATATTTTAATGGCCAATTTACATGATATATCTTCTACTCCAAGTGTGAAATCGCCTGAACGGTTAACCCTATACGATTTCTACCGCGACCGACCAATTGACATCAAGCTTAAACCAGATTTGAGTCCGCAGAAGAACGCAGAGAATTATTACCGAAAGGCTAAAAACGAAAAAATAGAAGAGCAACACCTGCATGATCAGATAGCCGCTCGTGAAGCAGAATTAATTCGTATCGAGCAGCAGAAAGCCGATTTGGCTACAATACAGAGTTTAAAAGAACTCCGTAAATACGTCAAGCAGCATAATCTGCTGAGTGAGGGTATTTTAGCCAGTACGGGTGAAGTGGCGGCTTTATTTAAGGAAGTGACGTACGAAGGGTTTCGCATTCTGATTGGTCGAAACGCGAAAAATAACGATTTGCTTACGCAGCGATATACCTATAAGGATGACCTGTGGCTACACGCCCGCGATGTTACAGGTTCGCATGTGGTTGTAAAATATAAAGCAGGTAAAACGTTTCCCAGAAGCGTTATTGAGCGCGCTGCTGAGCTAGCGGCCTGGTATTCCAGACGTCGAACCGATAGTTTATGCCCGGTCATTGTGACACCTAAGAAATATGTTCGCAAGCCTAAAGGGTTGGCGGAAGGGCAGGTGCTGGTCGAAAAGGAAGATGTTGTCCTTGTTGTCCCAAAGGGCGAATGA
- a CDS encoding glycosyltransferase family 1 protein, whose product MKVPPSTHALGDNAALSVSSTIPTYTHKSTFDTRVNDVADLICFSHLRWNFVYQRPQHLLGRAAKNYKVWFIEEPIWSDTLHMSICQQTDRLTVLIPHLPHGTKPEEAIQLQRQLLDEFMASERIHSFIAWYYTPMALLFSDHLKPALTVYDCMDELSAFWGAPAQLLEKEKQLIQQAEIMFTGGYSLYEAKRNRHPYVFAFPSSIDFAHFASARKPQPDPADQRTLPNPRIGFSGVIDERFDYKLLTELADRRPEWQFILLGPIVKIDRALLPNKPNVHYLGMKAYKELPAYFSNWDVAMLPFALNESTKFISPTKTPEYLAAGLPVVSTPIRDVIRMYGSKEFVQIADSAQAFETAIEQALANRKAGNWTDIDAFLNENSWDHTWSEMNRLLTAQLSVVVDQ is encoded by the coding sequence ATGAAAGTACCACCCTCAACGCATGCTCTTGGCGATAATGCCGCCCTCTCTGTTTCATCTACCATACCTACCTACACCCACAAGTCGACTTTCGATACCAGGGTTAACGATGTTGCCGATCTGATTTGCTTCTCGCATTTACGCTGGAATTTCGTTTACCAACGTCCCCAACACTTACTTGGTCGGGCAGCCAAAAATTACAAGGTCTGGTTTATTGAAGAACCTATTTGGAGCGATACGCTACACATGAGCATCTGTCAACAAACAGACCGCCTGACAGTACTTATTCCTCACCTGCCTCACGGAACCAAGCCTGAAGAAGCTATTCAGCTTCAACGGCAGTTACTGGATGAGTTTATGGCCAGCGAGCGCATTCATTCATTCATTGCCTGGTATTATACACCCATGGCTTTGCTTTTCAGTGACCATCTGAAACCAGCGCTTACGGTATATGATTGCATGGACGAATTATCGGCCTTTTGGGGCGCGCCAGCTCAACTACTGGAAAAAGAAAAACAGCTTATACAACAGGCTGAGATTATGTTCACCGGTGGCTACAGCTTGTATGAAGCGAAACGAAACCGGCACCCATACGTATTTGCTTTCCCAAGCAGTATTGACTTTGCGCATTTTGCATCTGCCCGGAAGCCACAGCCCGATCCAGCCGACCAGCGTACGCTGCCTAACCCACGGATTGGGTTTAGCGGGGTTATCGACGAACGATTCGATTACAAGTTGTTGACTGAATTAGCAGACCGTCGCCCGGAATGGCAGTTTATTTTATTAGGTCCAATTGTAAAAATTGACCGGGCTTTGTTACCAAACAAGCCAAACGTACATTATTTGGGTATGAAAGCGTATAAAGAGCTTCCCGCCTATTTTAGCAATTGGGACGTGGCTATGCTCCCTTTTGCCCTAAACGAATCGACGAAGTTTATAAGCCCAACTAAAACGCCCGAGTACTTAGCGGCAGGTTTGCCTGTAGTCTCAACGCCCATTCGCGATGTCATTCGCATGTATGGATCGAAAGAATTCGTTCAAATTGCCGACTCAGCACAGGCCTTTGAAACAGCCATCGAACAGGCACTGGCCAACCGCAAAGCCGGCAACTGGACGGATATTGACGCATTTTTGAATGAAAACTCCTGGGATCATACCTGGAGTGAGATGAATCGACTCCTGACAGCTCAATTGAGTGTTGTCGTTGATCAATAA
- a CDS encoding VOC family protein, whose protein sequence is MKKLVLFLLLTVSLLTWNLVSGQDKLGITRHNHISIHVKDVPTSAAFYRDVIGLKPIPVPENLKATRAWFDLGNGQQIHLLDGRTEQIVHDRNGSHYALFVDDINKSEQYLKTKNIPYHRQVRFDGIVQVYFSDLDGYLFELNEDKKSTTAN, encoded by the coding sequence ATGAAAAAATTAGTACTATTTCTGTTGCTTACTGTTAGCCTGTTGACTTGGAATCTGGTTTCAGGACAAGACAAGCTAGGTATCACCCGTCATAACCACATCTCGATTCATGTTAAGGATGTGCCCACAAGTGCCGCTTTTTATCGGGATGTCATCGGCCTCAAACCCATACCGGTACCCGAAAATCTGAAGGCAACACGAGCCTGGTTTGACCTCGGTAACGGTCAGCAAATTCATCTTCTGGATGGTCGGACGGAACAAATTGTTCATGATCGTAACGGTAGCCATTATGCGCTCTTTGTTGACGACATTAACAAATCGGAACAATATCTAAAAACCAAAAATATACCCTATCACCGACAGGTACGCTTTGATGGTATCGTTCAGGTTTACTTCTCCGATCTTGACGGCTATTTGTTCGAATTGAATGAAGATAAAAAGTCGACAACGGCCAACTGA
- a CDS encoding M1 family aminopeptidase, translating into MRIGYVLLFLFPLFATAQPIVDGGQFCQMGKVRYFGQLAANPKARLAYPGDATIDVTYYGLDLRLTTTPAKLIGATTITLKSTAANVSSFFLDLNSTTTTTGLGLRVDSVKAGSQPLSFQHAQNKLTITPPQPLANGQALTLTVFYQGVPNGTANGSFLFDKHETTTDPVIWSLSEPYGASDWFPCRDTPADKADSSSVRITAPAQLVSVSNGKLISTTTNTDGTRTYLWRNSYPIAQYLISIAVSNYTQYDTPFTSGNQTMPVTHYIYPENLAQVKSSLDLTPSMLQLFSNRFGPYPFLREKYGHAQFARNNGGMEHQTITSMGISSLTPSVIAHELTHQWFGDKITCRDWQNIWLNEGFASYGEAIYAESVSGQAGYLSTMNNFMSSARTARGSIYVQDISSTNNIFNSARTYAKGAAVLHMLRGIVGDDLFFQTLRTYVATPTLAYNTAVTEDFQAVAQQVSNRSLDYFFKEWIYGEGYPTYKATVSSGSTANTITVRLEQRNTTATNPSSFTMPIQMKVQSAAGDTTVTVLNDRADQTFTLPVRGTISGLVIDPNNWILKTVESVTLPTSVTTGPAIVTAVDNPTLDTFRVYPNPTTESVLIDFTLSTTGAANISLVNQLGQRVQTVQEPALRPGTYTRTISLRGLAAERYTITIETPAGLQSRVVLVR; encoded by the coding sequence ATGCGCATTGGTTACGTACTTCTGTTTCTATTTCCCCTGTTTGCCACCGCTCAGCCTATTGTTGATGGCGGACAATTCTGCCAGATGGGCAAGGTGCGTTACTTTGGGCAGCTAGCTGCTAATCCCAAAGCACGATTAGCCTACCCCGGCGATGCAACCATTGATGTCACCTATTACGGACTTGATCTCCGACTGACCACTACGCCCGCCAAATTAATCGGAGCCACGACCATCACGCTGAAAAGTACAGCAGCTAATGTCAGCAGTTTTTTTCTGGATCTGAATTCAACAACCACAACAACTGGCTTGGGCCTGCGGGTTGATTCCGTGAAAGCGGGCAGTCAGCCGTTATCGTTTCAGCATGCGCAGAACAAACTAACCATTACGCCCCCTCAACCTCTGGCGAATGGACAGGCCCTAACGCTAACCGTTTTTTATCAGGGTGTACCAAATGGCACCGCCAATGGCAGCTTCCTGTTTGATAAACATGAAACGACGACTGATCCAGTCATCTGGAGCCTGAGTGAGCCCTATGGTGCATCGGACTGGTTTCCTTGCCGGGACACTCCTGCCGACAAGGCGGATTCCTCCTCCGTTCGCATTACAGCTCCCGCTCAGTTAGTCTCGGTTTCGAACGGGAAGCTGATCAGCACGACCACCAATACCGATGGTACCCGAACGTACTTGTGGCGCAATAGCTACCCAATTGCCCAGTACCTGATTTCAATAGCCGTATCGAATTACACGCAATATGATACGCCGTTTACGTCTGGAAATCAGACGATGCCGGTTACCCACTACATTTACCCGGAAAACCTGGCTCAGGTTAAGAGTAGTCTCGACCTAACCCCAAGCATGCTTCAGCTATTCAGCAATCGGTTCGGTCCTTATCCATTTTTGCGGGAGAAATATGGGCATGCGCAGTTTGCCAGAAATAACGGCGGGATGGAGCACCAAACGATCACATCCATGGGAATTAGCTCATTGACACCCAGTGTAATTGCACATGAACTGACCCACCAGTGGTTTGGCGACAAAATTACCTGTCGGGACTGGCAGAATATCTGGCTGAACGAGGGCTTTGCTTCCTATGGCGAAGCCATCTATGCAGAGTCGGTTAGTGGGCAAGCGGGTTATTTGTCGACGATGAATAACTTCATGAGTAGTGCCCGAACGGCCCGTGGCTCAATTTATGTTCAGGACATCAGTAGCACCAATAATATTTTCAACAGTGCCCGCACCTACGCCAAGGGAGCAGCCGTTTTGCACATGCTACGGGGTATTGTGGGCGATGACTTGTTTTTCCAGACTTTGCGTACTTACGTGGCTACGCCAACGCTGGCCTACAATACAGCCGTGACTGAGGACTTCCAGGCTGTGGCGCAGCAAGTATCCAATCGTTCTCTGGATTACTTCTTCAAGGAATGGATTTACGGTGAAGGATACCCAACCTATAAGGCGACGGTTAGCTCGGGAAGCACAGCTAACACTATAACCGTACGACTTGAACAACGCAACACGACAGCCACCAATCCGAGCTCATTTACAATGCCCATTCAGATGAAGGTACAATCGGCAGCTGGCGACACAACCGTGACGGTACTGAACGACCGTGCCGATCAAACGTTTACATTGCCTGTTCGGGGCACTATTTCAGGACTCGTAATCGATCCTAACAATTGGATTCTCAAAACCGTCGAATCAGTCACCTTGCCTACATCCGTAACAACGGGTCCAGCGATCGTAACCGCCGTCGACAATCCAACCTTGGATACATTCCGTGTTTACCCAAACCCCACAACGGAAAGCGTATTGATCGATTTCACCTTATCGACCACGGGAGCGGCCAACATTTCGCTGGTGAACCAACTGGGCCAGCGTGTTCAAACAGTTCAGGAGCCAGCGCTTAGACCCGGTACATATACCCGAACAATCAGCCTGCGAGGGCTGGCTGCCGAGCGCTACACGATAACAATCGAAACGCCTGCAGGACTGCAAAGCCGGGTAGTTTTGGTTCGGTGA
- a CDS encoding DUF4230 domain-containing protein yields MDFLTTLLLLLVGAGGGAALASSVRKRTGITNVRRDSVLLLERIEKVFKVVMAEGYFSEIYNYQDQKKILYVLNDPKKAMVIAKAKVLVGFDFAKVRFRAMENGDKKLIIESFPEPEVLSIDTDYTFYDIQAGILNHFSGDDYTQILDEAKQAMNERAMQSDLPKIATNQIQYMMYQLASSMGWQLQLPEAEQQKLEETKAQAEARAKENKRLNSGQSGEN; encoded by the coding sequence ATGGATTTCTTAACCACCCTTTTACTTTTACTCGTTGGCGCAGGCGGAGGGGCGGCTCTGGCTAGCTCCGTGCGGAAACGAACAGGGATCACCAATGTCCGTCGGGACTCGGTCCTGCTATTGGAGCGTATTGAGAAAGTATTTAAAGTGGTAATGGCGGAAGGGTACTTTTCAGAGATCTACAACTATCAGGATCAGAAGAAAATCTTATACGTATTGAATGACCCAAAAAAGGCGATGGTCATTGCGAAAGCAAAAGTGCTGGTGGGCTTTGACTTTGCCAAAGTTCGATTCAGGGCGATGGAAAACGGCGATAAAAAGCTCATCATCGAATCGTTTCCAGAACCTGAAGTCCTGTCTATTGATACAGATTATACCTTCTACGATATTCAGGCTGGGATTCTGAATCATTTTAGTGGGGACGATTACACCCAGATCCTGGATGAAGCCAAACAAGCTATGAATGAGCGGGCTATGCAAAGTGACCTGCCCAAAATCGCTACTAACCAGATTCAATATATGATGTATCAATTGGCTAGTTCAATGGGCTGGCAGCTCCAATTACCTGAGGCCGAACAACAGAAGCTCGAAGAGACCAAAGCCCAGGCAGAAGCGCGAGCGAAGGAAAACAAACGGTTGAATTCTGGTCAGTCAGGCGAAAACTAA
- the rny gene encoding ribonuclease Y, with protein sequence MDIPVWLTILAALVGGGIGILIGRQTMAGVHAKQEKEAEDRAATILKNAELQAETIKKDRILEAKEKYLKLKTEFEETTNQKRNLLLQNETKLKQREQQLAQQADQQRNRENELNQQRNELGQQKNSLAQQIDALNKRREDVDRRQQEADRMLADQVAQLEKIAGLSADQAREQLVENLKAEAETRASSYIKNIVEEAKLTATKEAKKVVIETIQRTATEHAIENCVSVFNIESDDVKGKVIGREGRNIRALEAATGVEIIVDDTPEAIIISGFDPVRREIARLSLHRLVQDGRIHPARIEEIVAKTRKNIEDEIVEIGERTVIDLGIHGLHPELIKMVGRMRFRSSYGQNLLQHSREVAKLCATMAAELGLNAKLAKRAGLLHDIGKVWPEEAELPHAILGMELAKKYKENPEVINAIGAHHDEIEMTSMISPIVQVCDAVSGSRPGARREMMESYIKRLKELEELAGNFPGVTKCYAIQAGRELRIMVDADHVSDERAGVLSYEISQKIEKEMQYPGQIKVTVIREMRAVAYAK encoded by the coding sequence ATGGACATTCCAGTTTGGTTAACGATTCTTGCCGCCCTTGTTGGGGGTGGTATTGGCATATTAATTGGCCGTCAAACCATGGCGGGCGTTCACGCAAAGCAGGAGAAAGAAGCAGAAGACAGAGCAGCTACTATCTTAAAAAACGCTGAATTACAAGCTGAAACAATTAAAAAAGATCGAATATTAGAGGCAAAAGAGAAGTATCTGAAACTGAAAACCGAATTTGAAGAAACGACGAATCAGAAACGAAATCTACTCCTTCAGAACGAAACGAAGCTCAAGCAGCGCGAACAACAACTAGCCCAACAGGCCGATCAGCAACGGAACCGCGAAAACGAGTTGAATCAGCAGCGTAATGAACTTGGGCAACAGAAAAATAGCCTGGCACAGCAGATCGACGCCCTCAACAAGCGCCGGGAAGATGTGGACAGACGTCAGCAGGAAGCGGATCGGATGCTGGCCGATCAGGTCGCCCAACTCGAAAAAATTGCGGGCCTTTCTGCCGATCAGGCTCGTGAGCAACTCGTTGAAAACCTCAAGGCTGAAGCCGAAACGCGGGCGTCTTCCTACATCAAAAATATTGTTGAAGAAGCCAAATTAACCGCTACTAAAGAAGCCAAAAAGGTGGTTATTGAAACCATTCAGCGGACGGCTACCGAACACGCCATCGAGAACTGCGTATCGGTTTTCAACATCGAATCCGATGATGTGAAAGGCAAAGTAATTGGCCGGGAAGGCCGAAATATTCGGGCGCTCGAAGCCGCCACAGGTGTCGAAATCATTGTTGATGATACTCCAGAAGCGATCATTATCTCAGGCTTCGACCCGGTTCGTCGGGAAATTGCCCGTTTATCGCTACACCGTCTGGTTCAGGATGGGCGCATTCACCCCGCCCGTATTGAGGAGATTGTTGCCAAAACCCGCAAAAACATCGAAGACGAAATCGTTGAAATTGGCGAGCGTACGGTTATTGATCTGGGTATTCATGGTCTCCACCCCGAACTGATCAAGATGGTTGGCCGGATGCGCTTCCGCTCCAGTTACGGCCAGAACCTCCTGCAACACTCCCGCGAAGTGGCTAAGCTTTGCGCAACCATGGCTGCTGAGTTGGGGTTAAATGCCAAGCTGGCCAAACGGGCCGGGTTACTCCACGACATTGGTAAGGTCTGGCCCGAAGAAGCCGAGCTTCCCCACGCCATTCTGGGCATGGAACTGGCGAAAAAATACAAAGAGAATCCCGAAGTCATCAACGCCATTGGTGCTCACCACGACGAAATCGAGATGACGAGCATGATCTCGCCCATCGTTCAGGTATGCGATGCGGTATCGGGTTCCCGGCCGGGTGCTCGTCGCGAAATGATGGAGTCGTACATTAAACGGCTCAAAGAGTTGGAAGAACTGGCAGGTAACTTCCCTGGAGTGACCAAGTGTTACGCCATTCAGGCAGGCCGTGAGCTGCGGATCATGGTCGACGCCGACCACGTATCGGATGAACGGGCGGGTGTTTTATCGTATGAAATTTCGCAAAAAATAGAAAAAGAAATGCAGTACCCCGGCCAGATCAAAGTGACAGTCATTCGGGAAATGCGGGCAGTCGCTTACGCGAAATAA
- a CDS encoding cell division protein ZapA, with protein sequence MEELPIRVKIADRFYKLAVEPESEAIVREAAKLIQDELKQYRERGLSDTQEALAMIAFDCLVTKLRGERQMQRLQQMVFDKITQLDQVVTPVIST encoded by the coding sequence ATGGAAGAATTGCCAATTCGCGTAAAAATTGCCGACCGATTCTACAAACTAGCTGTAGAGCCGGAATCAGAGGCTATTGTGCGCGAAGCCGCCAAATTGATTCAGGATGAACTGAAGCAGTATCGGGAAAGAGGTCTGTCTGATACACAGGAAGCCCTGGCAATGATCGCTTTCGACTGCCTGGTTACCAAGCTCAGAGGAGAACGACAGATGCAACGATTACAACAGATGGTGTTTGACAAAATAACTCAATTAGATCAGGTCGTCACGCCGGTCATTTCGACATAA
- the pheT gene encoding phenylalanine--tRNA ligase subunit beta yields MEVSYKWLQEFIELPESPEEVGKLLTSTGLEVEGIEKINAVPGGLEGVVIGEILTCVKHPDADKLSLTTVDVGADQPLPIVCGAPNVAAGQKVVVALVGATLHPTAGDAFQIKKAKIRGAASEGMICAEDEIGLGTSHAGIMVLDMEGPASRMPNGTPAARYFNLEADYQIAIGLTPNRIDAASHLGTARDLKAVLNRPLRLPSVDAFAINNTDLTLNVQVDDTTACPRYAGLTLSGLTVGESPDWLKQRLLSIGLNPINNIVDVTNFVCHDLGQPLHAFDAAKISGNQVIVKTLPEGTPFVTLDGVERKLTATDLMICDAEKPMCIAGVFGGQYSGVSAQTTSIFLESAYFSPTSIRKTAQHHGLKTDASFRFERGIDPNITIFALKRAALLIQEVAGGTVSSAITDIYPTPIDAFRVPVRYRNIDRLIGIKIDHTEIHRILDALDIQAESIEDDGFIAIVPPYRVDVTREADVIEEILRIYGLDNIPLSANLSADSLSEFPKTDPDQWQSRVSQLMAANGFYEILTLSLTRPAYNDAIRQSLTGDDVTLLNPLSDDLSVMRQTLLFSSLETLVYNLNRRQKDLKTFEFGKVYHKVKLEDGSPKYVERMRLSLAMIGNQNPESWLQKGQPVAYHDLATAVQRVLNLFRIKSFETQPADTTLFQYGLTYVVNKKPLVSLGLVNAKLTKLVDLKQPVFYADFDWQALLKLASGKIRYEEVSRFPEVRRDLSLVIDKAISFEQISRLARQTERKLLRTINVFDVYEGENLGEGKKAYSVNFMLQDTAQTLTDVTIDKTMQRLMAAFEQELGAVIRK; encoded by the coding sequence ATGGAAGTTTCCTATAAATGGTTACAAGAGTTCATTGAATTGCCTGAGTCACCCGAAGAAGTTGGTAAATTACTGACATCAACGGGCCTGGAAGTTGAAGGAATTGAGAAAATAAACGCCGTGCCCGGAGGGCTGGAGGGCGTCGTTATTGGTGAGATACTTACCTGCGTCAAACACCCGGATGCGGATAAACTAAGTTTAACCACGGTTGATGTAGGTGCCGATCAGCCGCTGCCTATTGTTTGTGGCGCCCCCAATGTGGCGGCTGGCCAGAAAGTTGTGGTAGCCCTTGTCGGAGCAACACTTCACCCCACCGCAGGAGATGCGTTCCAAATAAAGAAAGCTAAAATTCGTGGAGCAGCTTCCGAAGGGATGATCTGCGCTGAAGACGAAATCGGGTTAGGTACATCGCATGCGGGGATCATGGTACTCGATATGGAAGGTCCGGCGTCCCGGATGCCCAACGGTACACCGGCCGCCCGTTACTTCAATCTCGAAGCTGATTACCAGATCGCGATTGGCCTGACGCCCAACCGCATCGATGCGGCTTCTCACCTGGGAACAGCCCGAGACCTGAAAGCCGTTTTAAATCGCCCGCTTCGGTTGCCTTCGGTTGATGCGTTCGCTATCAATAACACTGATTTAACGCTTAATGTACAGGTCGACGACACAACGGCCTGCCCACGGTATGCAGGCCTTACCCTGAGTGGCCTAACGGTCGGCGAATCGCCGGATTGGCTCAAACAACGGTTGTTGAGTATTGGCCTCAACCCCATCAACAACATTGTGGATGTAACGAATTTCGTTTGCCACGATTTGGGGCAGCCACTGCATGCTTTTGATGCGGCAAAAATTTCGGGCAATCAGGTCATCGTTAAAACGCTACCCGAAGGCACGCCATTTGTTACACTGGATGGTGTAGAACGTAAACTCACGGCCACGGACCTGATGATTTGTGATGCCGAAAAACCCATGTGCATCGCGGGTGTATTTGGCGGTCAGTACTCCGGCGTGTCCGCGCAGACAACCAGCATTTTTCTCGAATCGGCTTATTTCTCACCAACGTCTATCCGCAAAACCGCGCAACACCATGGTCTGAAAACCGATGCTTCGTTTCGCTTCGAGCGGGGCATCGACCCGAACATTACAATCTTTGCACTCAAGCGGGCGGCTTTGCTTATTCAGGAAGTGGCTGGCGGAACCGTTAGTTCGGCAATTACCGACATCTACCCAACGCCTATTGATGCGTTCCGGGTGCCGGTTCGCTACCGTAACATCGACCGGTTAATTGGCATCAAGATTGACCATACCGAGATTCACCGGATTCTGGACGCCCTGGATATTCAGGCTGAATCAATCGAAGACGATGGTTTCATAGCGATTGTGCCGCCCTACCGCGTCGATGTGACGCGGGAAGCCGACGTGATCGAAGAGATTCTTCGCATTTACGGGTTAGATAACATACCGCTTTCGGCGAATCTTTCGGCTGACTCGCTCTCTGAATTCCCTAAAACGGACCCTGATCAATGGCAGAGCCGTGTAAGCCAACTCATGGCGGCCAATGGATTCTACGAAATCCTGACGCTGTCATTGACCCGACCTGCTTATAACGATGCCATCCGGCAATCTTTAACCGGAGACGACGTCACTCTTCTCAATCCGCTAAGTGATGACCTGTCTGTAATGCGGCAAACCTTGTTGTTTTCGTCCCTGGAAACACTGGTGTATAATCTGAACCGGCGGCAGAAAGACTTGAAAACGTTTGAGTTCGGCAAGGTTTATCATAAAGTAAAACTTGAGGATGGATCTCCCAAGTACGTTGAGCGGATGCGATTAAGCCTGGCCATGATTGGGAATCAAAACCCGGAAAGCTGGCTTCAGAAAGGCCAGCCTGTAGCTTATCATGACCTGGCAACGGCCGTACAACGGGTTCTGAACTTGTTCAGGATCAAATCGTTCGAAACGCAGCCAGCCGATACAACACTTTTTCAATATGGTCTAACCTATGTTGTCAATAAAAAACCATTGGTCAGCCTGGGGTTAGTTAATGCCAAACTGACAAAACTGGTAGACCTGAAGCAACCTGTATTCTATGCAGATTTCGACTGGCAGGCTTTGCTGAAGCTGGCTTCCGGCAAAATTCGTTACGAAGAAGTATCCAGGTTTCCTGAAGTTCGGCGTGACCTGTCGCTCGTCATTGACAAGGCGATTTCATTCGAACAGATCAGCCGACTGGCCCGCCAAACGGAACGGAAATTATTACGCACGATAAATGTGTTCGATGTGTATGAAGGTGAAAACCTTGGTGAAGGAAAGAAAGCCTATTCGGTCAACTTCATGTTGCAGGATACGGCTCAGACCCTCACCGATGTAACCATCGATAAGACAATGCAACGGCTCATGGCCGCTTTCGAGCAGGAGTTGGGCGCGGTAATTAGAAAATGA